A genomic segment from Vicinamibacterales bacterium encodes:
- a CDS encoding alpha/beta fold hydrolase, with product MNIKRKFLFLFCLTFTHLLADGNHKMFNLGDLQLESGATLTNAQLSYVTHGKLNEEKDNLIVVPSAYLGDHHGFDFLIKKGMALDPEKFFIVATDMFQNGLSSSPSNTPAPFNGPNFPLISIRDNVKAGYRLVTEKFGVEEIHAVVGFSMGAQQAFQWGVSYPEFVHSIVGIAGSAVEYPHGKIRLEGFISAIKADSAFMEGNYKQPPEVGLRAGGAHWASWGWSQEWFRQELYREMGLNSAEEVIDWFEERVLTWDANDLIALARTWQNNNIGNSPGFNGNATAALNSIKARVLYMPSETDMYFHIDALKAEAQKIPRVELRIIPTLWGHIAGAGFDSNDLNFMNDEIIKFFHNDPAD from the coding sequence ATGAACATTAAACGGAAATTCTTATTCCTGTTTTGCTTGACCTTCACGCATCTACTGGCAGATGGAAATCATAAAATGTTTAATCTTGGCGATCTTCAATTAGAGTCTGGAGCAACCCTCACGAACGCACAACTTTCCTATGTCACTCATGGAAAACTTAATGAAGAGAAAGATAACCTGATAGTCGTTCCATCAGCATATCTAGGCGACCATCATGGTTTTGATTTCTTAATAAAAAAAGGGATGGCGCTAGACCCAGAAAAATTCTTTATCGTAGCAACGGACATGTTTCAAAATGGTTTATCAAGCTCTCCAAGTAATACGCCCGCACCATTTAATGGGCCCAATTTCCCTTTGATCTCTATCAGGGACAATGTCAAAGCTGGATATCGGCTCGTCACAGAAAAGTTTGGCGTAGAAGAAATTCATGCTGTTGTAGGTTTTTCTATGGGGGCTCAACAAGCTTTCCAGTGGGGCGTTAGTTATCCTGAGTTTGTTCATTCAATTGTCGGAATAGCCGGATCAGCAGTTGAATACCCTCATGGAAAAATACGATTAGAAGGGTTTATTTCAGCGATTAAAGCTGATAGCGCGTTTATGGAAGGGAACTATAAACAACCTCCTGAAGTGGGCCTAAGAGCTGGAGGAGCGCATTGGGCTAGTTGGGGATGGTCTCAAGAATGGTTTAGGCAAGAACTTTATAGGGAGATGGGGCTTAATTCTGCAGAAGAAGTCATCGATTGGTTCGAGGAGCGTGTTTTAACTTGGGATGCCAATGATCTTATCGCTCTTGCAAGGACTTGGCAGAATAATAATATTGGAAACTCACCGGGCTTTAATGGAAATGCCACAGCAGCGTTAAACTCTATCAAGGCTAGAGTTTTATATATGCCGAGTGAGACTGATATGTATTTTCATATAGATGCTTTAAAAGCTGAGGCTCAGAAAATACCAAGAGTTGAGTTGCGGATCATTCCTACTCTGTGGGGCCACATAGCTGGAGCTGGATTCGACTCAAACGATCTCAACTTTATGAATGATGAAATAATTAAGTTCTTTCATAATGACCCCGCCGATTGA